One Nematostella vectensis chromosome 10, jaNemVect1.1, whole genome shotgun sequence genomic window, AAAGTGTGCGTTAGAGCAAAAAAGTGTGCAATATGACAAAAAAGTGCGTGCTATAGCAAAAAAGGGTAAAATGTGCGCGATAGGGCAAAAACAAGTTAggcaaaaaaatgtgaaacGGCAAAACTAGACAAAAAATGCAAAACGCGTTTGCAGCGTTGAAATGTTATGCAGCACTTTAtgacataacaaaataatgtcCCTActtcaacaaaaaaaatatcaagctTTTCTTATTGGTTAGAAAAATAGTATGACTATTTTTAGAAACTATGATAATCAAACTATCATATCCAAAATTCCAGGTACATATAACGCAATAAGAAATAGCAGTAAATCTAAATCGAGAAATTCCTTGTTGAGCCGGGCTTGTGCAACACTGTGCGCAAGGCCTAAGTGTAAACAATCAGATGGGCATAAGAGCTGAGACTCATAGACTCCTATCAACTCCCATATATCAGTTTGCAAAAGGCTTAATACAGGAGTGGATCTAGTAGTCCCAATAACACCAAATTAGACCAGGTTTTCTGTGctgagttttaaaaaaaaggaacggCATCTTTTCCCCTTCTCTTTCCTTTACTTTTGCTGGTTACACCAATCTGGGTCTCCAGAAAATGGGGGTGGATTAGAACCcagaaaaaaatttaaaagctGTTGATTTTGTGATAAAAGCCCCAAAAGATTCTAATTCCTTCATTATGAGCTTAAAAAATACATGACAAACATGTGTACATAACATTGATAATAGAAAAAGCTTACCCCCCCCAATCCTCCCTCTAGCCCAATGGAAAACCATGAATCAATCTGTCACAAACACCCCCCATGCCAGACAAAaattgggtcatttcttattaagtaatcttcaaatactatgctttttccaggtgatacctatgactgtgcaccccccccccccccccctcatctCAGCCAACTCTGGGTAAACATCCATGATAGCCTGACAAAGGCTAcactgacccccccccccccccccctctcagcCAACCATGGGTACGTACCCATGATAGCCTGACAAAGGCTATACTGACCTTTTAGGCATCTGGTAAATCGAGGGAAACAATATCTCCATTCTCTATATATTCCAAAGGACGATTGAAGTGCCAGTTTAAAAATTTTCTCAAGAAATGTGAATGAGAGAAAACTGCAATGCTTTTCTCTGATCTTGTCTTTAGGAAGTCATTAAATTTAGCAGCCCTTGAAGCCAAATCCTCCTCTGATTCAATCTCTCCTTCATCAGACTTAAACCACTGCAGAAACTCCTCTTGATCCCGGAACTGAAGAGAACCAGAATACCACCAAATGTTAGTCTCCACTGCTGAAAAATCCAGTGCAGGATACATTGGCCCAAGCTTGTCTTTGGCGGTCCCTATATCACAAACACCACTCATACGTTCCCTACATAAATCAGTAATAAGGACATTTTCGCCCCCATATGCGATAAGGCAAGTCTGtagagctctttgaaatgGTGAACATATTGCAATATCGATGCCCAGGTCTTTGATTTTGTCTCTGATTTCAGCGGCCTGTTTTTTGCCAAAGTCAGTCAGTTTAGTGTCCACAAATTTGTAAGAATCAAGATTGTCTTCTGGCGTTTCGCCTCTGTAAATAGCTTGACTGACGACATTGAATGAAGTCTGTGCATGTCGAATGAAGTGTATTTTTCGAGTCATTGGGTCTGACAGTTTACAGTGACTCCTATCAAAGCATAAATGTGATTTTGCACTTTTTCCGCCTTGCTTCGTAGAATCTAGTAGGAAATGTAGGAATCGAAAACAAAGTGACCGAGAGGGCCTAGAATCTAAGTAAGTTTTGGGATGCCTGTGGtaaaaaaaagctaaaatgtgttcgtgaaccaggagatgaatacaatacactaaAAACTGATATTTGAAtctgccaaatttttgtctttaataagacttcttcaggtcTTGCTTGCCTGGAGGTATGAGCCCCTGCAGGAAAACATGTTCTCCCGACCCCTGTCAAGACCATATAAACCCGATTGTATCTTTTTCTTTGAGGCGGAAGGAGTACACCAGCCCCTGTTCGGATGTGTTAAATTTAATCACACCTGAAAAAAGGAAGATTCTCTTTCTTGTTCGATGCTTTTTTTTAAGCCAGTTGTTATCAaattttttatctatttttttctaagaTGGACTATAGATTTTTCGCACTCAAGACCAGGGGCTCATAATCTTAGCTTACATATCtccgcctccccccccccccctccccccccccccctcatccCCTTCCCCCAAAGCTTGGGTGCGCGCGAAAATTTAGCGGGTGCGCGAGGCGCGGGCAGTGACGTATTCCGACCGAATGTGATGCAACAATCATATCCGGCTACAACTCTCCGTTTCATTAGCAATGATCGCAGTTATTCTCGGCGTTTTGTTCAGATCGTTTTTTGCAATTATCAATGATTCACTTCCCATTCCATTCGGTTTTGGAAATACCAAACAGATTTTACTGGATTCTTTAATGGTTAGTTGCATCTCGCAGCAAATCAAGAAACCGAGAAGTAGAAGAAAGCGGAAATGTTGAATGGAGGAGAAAAAGTGTTCGGAAAGTGGTTTCCTCGCGGCTCACGCATATTTTGATTTGCGCATGTGTCTGCTTTCGTTTGTGCAAATCGACCCAAACTCTTTCTTATCCATTTTCGCAGGCGTCTTCCTACTAACAGACGATTCCGTTTCTAAAGCCCATGGTTTGATTGAATACTCTGGTAAGTTGCAATCGTAATATCAGCATCAACTTTTTTGCGCCGTCATTTTTTGCGTTTACAAATTTTGTGTCAACATGTTATATTCGTAAATGTTTTATTACACAAGTTAAATACCAACAGCCAATCAAAATTTCCAACTTAAATACatataattttgttttcatttttaggCCCTCAGCAACTCGAAAGTCTGTTTCATGGGCGACCCGCTACAAATCCCAAAGAGGCGAGCAGCGCTCTAGCGACATACACCGCGTCCCCGGCTGCGTCCTTTAAGCAACACTTTTGGCTGGTCGCGACCGCAGTTTACGTATTCATTGCGTGCATCCTTGTCAAGCTATTGGCCGATGCTTTTTTCATATATGGAAGCGAGCTGGAGGAGATTGCGCATAACGAGGCCGTGCATTGTGCTGTGCATGTCGAGCCAGCAGCAGAGGGAAGCGACGCCATGAGGATTGAAGAACGGGATTACAAATCACAGGTATCATgctagaaaaaataataaaacttacTATTATTGTTAAACTATTGTCTTatatatcattatttttttgatCATGTGCACCGCTAGTTATTGGACCCGCCGCATATTAAGAACTTTTAGATTGTATTAAAAACTCGGATATTGCTGCACTAGCCACCTTCGACTTTAATCTTATATGGAGACATTTTTTCgaggtgaaaaaaaaacagtgagtaaaaataaatagaaataagtTATAATTTTACCTGTAGCCAAAATTCAATAGGGTGGGGTTTGCCCCGTTACCCCTATCTCAGGCTAATATCTCTACGACTTATTTATCTTGTGGTTTTCCTCTTGTTGTTTAATATTCCAGGAGGCTCTGCCTCATGAGTAGAGCGAGCAGCCATTCGTCCTCCTAAGTGTGGACTTTAAAGCACACTAGCacacacacattggcaccagtcgggccaagacgggacgctagcacagtctattacccttgcagttcggcaaccatggacagctgtttcgtccttattaggactcgtcagcatgacatagccggtttgcctaagttaaacttcatcggcaaaaaaactgcagggcgacttcgactcgaacaaagtgctttaaaccacagcttagatccatgtgggatctagagctgcgaccgggctagcgtgtaccaattgtgcggatcacgcatgcaaTTGGCACacgctagtctaaaactccgtcggatagccaaactatccttgcgagtatgtatacataaatgtggactttaaaagcacactagcaccagtcgggccaagacgggacgctagcacagtctattacccgggCTTTAGATTTTACTAAAATGCTCAGTACTGAAGGGTTTGACTATACAAATGCCAGGCAAAGTTTCAATAATTATCAAGGACAGCAAATAAATTAGAAGGAAATGTAGGGATAGAATAATTGGAACGAAGAACAAGCTAACATAAAAAATCTTTATTgtacaaaacacaaaaataaacaaggtAAATCATGGACTTTCTATACTTTCAATCATATTCATATATACAATAAATTCTATTATCTATTTAACTATGATACAGAATCCGCTAAACCTGACCCCAAAACAAGTCAGCCATCTTGTTCACATAttcactcaataaatgtcaaATTACAGCGATCACTCACTTTCTTTATCCTTATTAGTggctcaaaaaaaaaaaaaaaaaagagccgTTTATACGTAGAAGCCTTGCTTGTTTAGTATTCCTGGCTTTGACTGCTTCCCAAGCCTTTCTTGGATTTCCCGCTACCACCAGTGTTGGACTTTTTCGGAAGCAAAACAGCTTGTATGTTCGGTAACACTCCGCCTTGGGCGATAGTTACTCCTTGTAGGAGCTTATTCAATTCTTCGTCGTTCCTGACTGCTAGCTGAAGATGCCTGGGTACAATTCGGCTCTTTTTGTTGTCTCTTGCGGCGTTACCGGCTAACTCAAGGATTTCGGCGGTGAGGTATTCGAGAACGGCGGCCATGTATACGGGAGCTCCAGCACCAACTCGCTCAGCGTAATTTCCCTTGCGAAGAAAGCGGTGAATTCTACCAACTGGAAACTGTAAGCCAGCTCTACTTGATCTTGTTTTTACTTTGGATTTGTTGATTTTGCCTTTACCGCGTCCTGACATCTTACTTATGTACTTCAAGAACTTTGACTAACTCCTATCGGGATTTGGCGGAGACTAAAGGGACGATAAAACGCGTTTGAAGTATTTATATAGTCGTCCGGATCGAAATGCCCCAATCAGAAGACGTGAAGAAAAGCAAGATCCAATCAAATTTTGCTATGAGAAGCCATTCTAATGTTATACAATTTGTTTCCTCGTGCGTGCGACCTGTTTACAGCTAATTAGAGCTCAAGTCATTGAAAAGTAGGGAAAAAAGACAAGAATAGGACAGAAcacgggaattaggatactttgtcagcgatttctttataaaataaacaaaaatgaatccCCAATTTATGTTGAATATTGAACTCaacgaataaaatatttctaacctTATAATCCAAAATATCTCCTGCCTTCTGAGTTAGCGAAATCCTTTATAGTTGcctcttgttatatttctattctcttgtctaaaaaccctAGCGATCGTTGTTTTCAAGTCTCGAAACATTTAAACGGTACTGTGTTACCATAGCCTCTTTACTGTACGTGACAAGCCCGGGCCCTCTCCGAACCTAACTTCCTtatttaggttctatataaaataaggagggagtgaaacaacgctcgattccattgttcgaaaacctgcctagttaTACAgccaatgttgtgatgttggtatggggcatgattgattgacagctcaCCTTCTCTTTGAACTTATCTCGCCGCCGACGCACGCCCTATACAATTAAGTGCTTTTGGATTTATTAGAATTTTAGCTAAAAATAGGGTTGTAAAGAGTAAGATTCATAATACAGGTTAGAAGTAGGTTGTGATAGTAAATCACGTCTATGTTCTTCAGCTAGGCGATAATATAAAGTGGATGATGATTTCAAACTAGTTTGATTTCAAACCACCAACCCACCGACTGTTTGATTTTGACAGTCACCACCGACTAATTCATATACGATTTCGCGTagccacaggcttaccaacctctcagtcagtctccagtcaatcccagtaactagctcttatattttcacgattgatcacctcctgtaattgtcctataattgtctGATATCCTAAGACAATTATGATAGTGATGTGTAATGGCTATATATCAAGTAACGCGGAATCCCTCAACTGCTCAAACATTAAAAATACCGCTTATTCTGTAAATACCATCACAAAGCAATGAAAAtttattgtgacctttattctaggatataagacTTGATAAGACAATTAGTCCAAATaacaggaggtgatcaatcgtgaaaatattcgagctagttatgcactagtcaactgaaacccccacccccatggtccacggggaagggtgggggtaagactttgaccctgtacaaaaccGAGAAAAGCCaccaccccctcgggacaaaaCAGCAGTTTaatgcccctacccctttgggatgcaaactataggcaactacccgacaacaagtcatctgaaataagctttttttatcttttaaagccagtacacttcagCGGGTACAATTGTACCAATTATTACGAAGATAATAGTTAcaaaaaagatggaaaaataaatcatcttcatctggcattatttttttcttaatattcGTTTTTGCACATGTCGCCGTGCAGCATGCCACacgctgatacatggaattgcttgctacagaagagtCTCAAGCCAGAAACTAACATGATATTTGTGACACTATTCACTTGTCCCAAACCCCCACGGCGGGGATTTGTATTAGAGCCCCACCCCCTCCggacagattctcgttaaaAAGTGCTCTTAACCCCCAccttaaccccacacttccccgggaccatgggggtgggggtttcgaatgactagtgcattactgggattgactggggactgactgagaggttggtaagcctgtggcaTAGTTAACACATCGTGAAGCCTCTCATAACTAGGCATTTCCAGATAGTGCTCCCAGAAAGCCAGAAAAGTGCTCCCAAAAACACTCCAAAAGTACTTAAAAAGTGCtccaaaatcaaaatagtgctcattggcgaaaagaaaattaccgtatatttttaaaacaatttagaGATAAGTtgtgttttaattaaaatttgaataaaagaaagaatattgcttttattaaatACATGCATTAGAGTATCTTATATTGTTGTTCATGAACGGGTAAATCACACTTTAGTGTATAACAACTAACTGTATTATAAAtgactttgttctcttttgtgtttgtttacctttGTTATTTGGATACTACTAAAAAACAATGTTCATTTACAAACATCACCAATGTCAATAATGTCAAACCTGATAACAGACCTTAATCATTACAATCTCCTAACGAGGAATAATAACAATAGATGTAAAACAGGAAAACATGGCAAACAGATCTTCTAGATAAGGCATTCTAGTATTGTAATGAActccacaggctacccaatatttgtaaaacctttaaaagaaacctttaaaagttacaatggcattgtaactcatttataacctgaagaaggcaggtattggcctgccgaaatatcgttctaaaaaacataaatctgcgttgttgtcgactttttcttttaaaggttttattaattaatcaactgtcgacggagaccacaaggtccgacgcacaccagcagatagaggctgtccggtggtttcttcctacgtttttgtttttccaatatttgTGGTGAACAAAGCACAGCCTACCTATTAAAATGTCGAAATCATCAGTCTTACATTTTTAGCCTAGTTgagataatattatttgtagtTAAGGAAACTAGAAATGTCTATATAAGACAACAAAACCTAGTAAATAAAATGGGTTTAAAAAGCTAGAAGTTGACTTGTTTACCCAAAAAATGCTCTCTGATCAAAATAGTGCCCCCAAACCCAAATTACGCTAAAATAGTGCCGAGCACAATCTGGAAAGGCCTACTCGTAACGAACAGTTTGTGAAATAGCTCCTTTATTACAAGCCTTCAACATATATAAAAGGGACAGTAAATATACCAATACGAGCGGATTTCGCATAATACATAACGCTTAGTTTTTCGGGGTGAGATTTCGGACACGAGAACCCCTTTATCACTCGTggtggtggaggggggggggggaggggtgaataggttcgcggaaCGGCGGATTCGGCCCCATGCTCACGGAtcactaccctggttccagagcctcgaacgtctctctattctCAATACTTACGTAATTGGAATGTCACGGGGTAATCTAGAGTTATCCAATAAGATAGTCCCCTAGGAATGTGGATACCCACGTGTAACTGGGATATATAATGATAATGTCCTGACTCATTATAGGTCAGTTTGCCGAGACAGTGAGAGAGAGGAGCCCCACCCACCTCCCCTGGTGACGGTGCACACACTCTAGCataccctcatcgctacccttttgacatagccaggagcgggtgcttcccgtaacttagtatacccgtggcatgacaatagggagtggtgagaATATGTAGCTATTTAGTGGCCCGCGAGGTCTCAACATCGCTGGCCACTGAACAGAGAGACGCtcgaggctctgggaccagggtaaCGGATTACGGATTCTGATGaatatttcagcggattggcggattttggaaatacggcggatcacggatctgtcgACAATTTTGGTGCGGATTttggattttgactgctttaaCGGTccaatttcggattttaaatgaatttcgatcgatgctattgtttatctgtcaaaccatgcggatctaaacatttctgcggatccacggatttgccccgaaaatgtagcggatcggcggatttacgtacccctattcacccccccccccccccccccccaccctcttaTAATACCACAGAGGGCAGAGTTTTAAAGCTGAAGTATCGCTTATcgatttcttttaaaaaaaatcatcgctCAGTatttagggaaagttcatttattatcctgaggggggaaggggggggggggggcgtgaggattttgataaaagaaaGGGATAAAATTTTTttaccacccccccccctcttcagGGGGAACAAAATTTCCCATGCCACCCCTTACGCTTCCCCCATATTTTTGGTGCCCTCCCTCCCGAAAACGGAGGAGGGAAGGAGCAAAGGAAGGAACGCAAACGACATGGTCAAAGGAATGCAAGCAAGTGATTGAGCTGCAAGTTGGACAGACAGGGAGAGGAAGGAATTCgctgaaaacattaattcaaaaaaagtgaaggcactcaatttctcaaagatGCGACTAACTCCAGGTTGCAACATAATATTGTTTGATGCTATAGATGACGTtaaagaagcaaaaaggcttttcgaTCTTACTCCTTGCAAGAAAAGCGCAGCACGAGAAAAGAGAGAAGAAAGAGAACGAGAAATAGAGTGAATCAGATATGATcgaggattttgatgatggagAATAGCGCTTATATcattaaaacattttgtttatattttagaaatataacataagcactttataatattatatagcggaaaccataaaaagatgtatttagggtgtatacaggtttgcattgcatacacctatttcaaaatatgttgtcagtgcaaatggctaATGACAATTCTCAAATGGCAGTTATGCTATCAAAAAATACCATGGAACTCGTCAAATTTCTACTGAATGCAGGAAAATGTGGATAATTTCTGCGATTAATAGTGTATATAAAACGTGGCTTAATACGTATCCTGGACTCGTAGATTGTTcatgccaaataactgcccccaaacTAAGACAATTTAAACCAATaagtctgatttgacacttATTAAATTATATAGTagagacaacacccaaaggAATCAGTAACCCCCCTTTTAAAATCTAAACACTTTggatgccccccccccccccccctttagaccTCGCTAGAATTAGGTTTTAGTACGGTTTAAGAGTTTCagtgcaaaaatgattggaatGCTGTCAATCATAATAGTCACGTGTGTAGcttgccatgcgcactagcagtGTAACAAGTTGGTGTGTGACATCCgtagtcagtagcaacataGTAAACATTACGTAAGTCACGGCAGTCCAAGGGTAACCGACTGGCACACCAAAATAGAAAGGTCAACCCTCGTACACCCATTGGTTAAACCCTTATCCAAACAGTACTAAAAGCCCTTTGGGATGTCAGGGTCGGTTATTCTAAAGGACATGCCGTCTAAGGAGCATATAAAAAGGGGTGCGTACCGAAGCCCCATTACAGTAACACTTGAATAACACATATATCACATATGGGAATGAGAACAGACAGAGAAAGATCTTGTAAAGACTTTGTAACAGCGAACAAGTAAAAACCGGTACCTCCCCCCAGCCAAGTAGGTCATAGTCGTTCTGTTACATGTGGTAAGAGAACCCAAAAATATAGCGGTTACATCTGGTGGTATAACCAAAAATTTAGCTGTTACAATAGAACCGGTATACAATAAGATGACAAGTATGTACATATGATTTTTTCAACAAATGTGAGTGGACAAGACGTATTCGGCCTTATCACCAAGCATGTCTACACCAAAATGGTGACTCTCCACACCGAAGCCCCTAGCTtgaataccccccccccccctccgaaATTGTCATTGATTATACTTGATTCGACATTGGCTATAAGATAGTTCCTCAGAGTGCAAATTTATTCTTAATAGCTGTACAAAGTATATGGAGAACCGAAAGTTTGTTCACAGGAAGAGTTCAAGGGTTCATAGTTTGAAATACATCTTTGTAGCCATAAATATAAGTTCAATTGTACAGATGTCCAGAACATCCAATTCAGCTAGTGCTTGATTTGCGTGATAAGAGTTCAATCATGACTTTTAATGGatcataaaaatgtccttggTATTCTTGTCGCGTTCTGTTATCTTCTTCTATCGCAGCCGAGGTCTCTCGCAACTTGGCACAGGTTGTCCACGGCAGCATTAGCGATTTCACGCTGAAAACATACAAGTTTGGACATCAGTTCATAGCAAGGATTTAAACTGGAGGGGTgtggggtgtgtgtgtgtgtgtgggggggggggggtttgcaCATTTATAGATATGATATTGGGTTATTTAATAAGACGTGTCTTGCTTTTTTAAAAGAGTTGAGGTGGGGGCGCAACATTATCGTCCGTAAACACTTTCAAAAAGGAACAAGATACCAAAATACATTTTTCCCTTTTTAATAAAGGTAAAAAAAGTAATCAAGAAGAAAATAATAGTATATCAAATACTGCAATTCGAAAAAAACGTCTTTAATTAGGAGTTGAATGTTTTATAGAATAGTAAAAGAATAGAAATAATTAGTCAAATAAAACAAGTTTAATTTGATCATCTGAACAGACAAAGCATTTCGTAATCTCTTACCCAAATGTTGAAAATGCTTAACatgattttaaaataagaGTCTTTGTCAACCATTTTTACATAGAAAGCCAGTGTGAAACAGCACAACCTAAATCGGCTGATTTAGGATTGAGGTGGTTATTTCAAAACTTCTTCACATAATTTGTTGTccaatatcaaataaaaattacaaaaaagttATTGCTG contains:
- the LOC116604620 gene encoding uncharacterized protein LOC116604620 isoform X2 is translated as MEEKKCSESGFLAAHAYFDLRMCLLSFVQIDPNSFLSIFAGVFLLTDDSVSKAHGLIEYSGPQQLESLFHGRPATNPKEASSALATYTASPAASFKQHFWLVATAVYVFIACILVKLLADAFFIYGSELEEIAHNEAVHCAVHVEPAAEGSDAMRIEERDYKSQEALPHE
- the LOC116604620 gene encoding uncharacterized protein LOC116604620 isoform X1, whose product is MEEKKCSESGFLAAHAYFDLRMCLLSFVQIDPNSFLSIFAGVFLLTDDSVSKAHGLIEYSGPQQLESLFHGRPATNPKEASSALATYTASPAASFKQHFWLVATAVYVFIACILVKLLADAFFIYGSELEEIAHNEAVHCAVHVEPAAEGSDAMRIEERDYKSQEILSRHRKRDLCAVVRSIPCGFQDTQENKNSYF
- the LOC5522056 gene encoding late histone H2A.2.2 produces the protein MSGRGKGKINKSKVKTRSSRAGLQFPVGRIHRFLRKGNYAERVGAGAPVYMAAVLEYLTAEILELAGNAARDNKKSRIVPRHLQLAVRNDEELNKLLQGVTIAQGGVLPNIQAVLLPKKSNTGGSGKSKKGLGSSQSQEY